The genomic segment CGTCTCCGGCAGCGGCACGCGCTCGAGCGCCCGGCGCAGCTCGGCCGCCGCCTTCCGCGGCATCTCGGCGTCGCGGATCGCTCGAACGACCACCGCCCGCGCGGCGCCCGCCTCGACCACCTGGTCGATCCGCTCGAGGTCGATCCCGCCGATCGCGAACCACGGGACGGGTCCCGGATCGAGCGCGGCGCGCTCGATCAGCTCAAGCCCGACGGCCGGGCGCCCCTCCTTCGTCGGCGTCTCCCAGACGGGCCCGACGCTGATCTGGTCCGGTCGCGCCGCGCCGACCGCCGAGCGCGCGTCTCGCAGCTGCTCGAAGGAGTGCGTCGAGAGCCCGACGATCGATCCCGGCGGGCAGAGCTCGCGGGCGCGCTCGACCGACTCGTCGTCCTGGCCGACGTGGACGCCGTCGGCTCCGCTCGCCTCGACGAGATCGGGCCGGTCGTTGAGGATGAACAGCGCCCCGCCCTCCTCGGCGGCGGCGCGGAACGGTTCGGCCATCGCGAGCAGCTCGTCGGCGCAGCGGGCGCTCTTCTCGCGCAGCTGGATCACGTCGACGCCCTCCTCGATCGCGCAGCGCAGCATCTTCGCCGGCGAGCGCCCGCCCGGCAGCCCTTCGCAGACGAAGTAGAGCCGCGCCTCGTGGAGGCGGCGGACGCGCTTGTCGCTGGCTCTGCCTTCGGTCGCCGGTCCCATATCTCCCGACGCAGTATCGCGACCCGCGCCGACTAGGGTTGGACCCACGGGAGCCCGGCGGACGAGCGGGCTGAGAGGGCGGCTACGGGGCCGCCGACCGTCAGAACCTGATCCGGGTCATTCCGGCGCAAGGGAGAGTCGT from the Thermoleophilia bacterium SCSIO 60948 genome contains:
- the thiE gene encoding thiamine phosphate synthase translates to MGPATEGRASDKRVRRLHEARLYFVCEGLPGGRSPAKMLRCAIEEGVDVIQLREKSARCADELLAMAEPFRAAAEEGGALFILNDRPDLVEASGADGVHVGQDDESVERARELCPPGSIVGLSTHSFEQLRDARSAVGAARPDQISVGPVWETPTKEGRPAVGLELIERAALDPGPVPWFAIGGIDLERIDQVVEAGAARAVVVRAIRDAEMPRKAAAELRRALERVPLPETIPGEGA